A section of the Luteolibacter rhizosphaerae genome encodes:
- a CDS encoding superoxide dismutase has product MNAPTPDRRSFLKLSIAAGAAAIAPAARAQDAAFSLPKLPYALDALEPHIDAKTMEIHHGKHHAAYIKNLNDAIAANDYLKGKTVEAIVGGLTAVKDEAVRTTLRNNAGGHWNHTFFWEVMAPAGKGGEAGDDLATAIKESFGSLDDLKKAFNEAATKRFGSGWAWLIVQDKKLKVVSTANQDNPLMKEIVPDSDFGTPILGLDVWEHAYYLHYQNKRPDYITAWWNVVNWKEVERRFKTA; this is encoded by the coding sequence ATGAATGCTCCTACCCCTGACCGCCGCTCCTTCCTGAAACTCTCGATTGCAGCCGGTGCCGCGGCGATCGCGCCGGCCGCGCGGGCCCAGGATGCCGCCTTCTCGCTGCCCAAGCTGCCCTACGCCCTCGATGCCTTGGAGCCGCACATTGATGCCAAGACCATGGAGATTCACCACGGCAAGCACCACGCCGCTTACATCAAGAATCTGAACGACGCGATCGCGGCGAATGACTACCTGAAGGGCAAGACCGTCGAGGCGATTGTCGGCGGGCTGACTGCAGTGAAGGACGAGGCGGTGCGCACCACGCTGCGCAACAATGCCGGCGGTCACTGGAACCACACCTTTTTCTGGGAGGTCATGGCTCCGGCAGGCAAGGGGGGCGAAGCCGGCGATGACCTGGCCACGGCGATCAAGGAATCCTTTGGTTCGCTCGATGACCTGAAGAAGGCTTTCAACGAGGCCGCCACCAAGCGTTTCGGCTCCGGCTGGGCTTGGCTGATCGTCCAGGACAAGAAGCTCAAGGTGGTCAGCACCGCGAACCAGGATAATCCGCTGATGAAGGAGATCGTGCCGGATTCCGATTTCGGCACGCCGATCCTGGGGCTCGATGTGTGGGAGCACGCCTACTACCTGCACTATCAGAACAAGCGTCCCGACTACATCACCGCTTGGTGGAACGTGGTGAACTGGAAAGAAGTCGAGCGCCGCTTCAAGACAGCGTGA
- a CDS encoding Gfo/Idh/MocA family protein: MSDINIAIVGLGFGAEFIPIYQRLKGVNMYAICQRTQSKLDEVGDKYGIAKRYTSYDDLLADPDVHAVHINSPIPDHAEQSIKALKAGKHVACTVPMATSVEDCKKIVDLVKETGLKYMMMETVVYAREFLFMKELYEKGELGKVQFLRATHQQDMDGWPGYWPGLPPMYYATHCVGPILGLMGSQAEYVSCFGSGTIREEMHSCYGSPFAIETCHIKFKDSDLSAQVVRSLFDVARQYRESFEVYGSKKSVEWPLIEHDPLVIHTAKKPEPEIPEEVQCPDFAHYLPEEIQLFTKGGVYGGDTGEDHLSFTQGAGHGGSHPHLVWQFVKMLQSGTDSYPNAVQSANITCTGILAHESALKGGELIRLPEWSLS, from the coding sequence ATGAGTGATATCAACATTGCCATCGTCGGCCTCGGCTTCGGAGCCGAATTCATCCCGATCTACCAGCGCCTGAAGGGCGTGAACATGTATGCCATCTGCCAGCGGACCCAATCCAAGCTGGACGAAGTGGGCGACAAATACGGGATCGCCAAGCGCTACACCTCCTACGACGACCTGCTCGCCGATCCCGACGTGCATGCGGTGCACATCAACTCGCCGATCCCGGATCACGCGGAGCAATCGATCAAGGCGCTGAAGGCTGGCAAGCACGTGGCCTGCACGGTGCCGATGGCAACCAGCGTGGAGGACTGCAAGAAGATCGTCGATCTGGTGAAGGAGACCGGGTTGAAGTACATGATGATGGAAACCGTGGTCTACGCCCGCGAGTTCCTTTTCATGAAGGAACTCTACGAGAAGGGTGAACTCGGCAAGGTCCAGTTCCTCCGTGCCACGCACCAGCAGGATATGGATGGCTGGCCCGGCTACTGGCCCGGTCTCCCGCCGATGTACTATGCCACTCATTGCGTCGGCCCGATTCTCGGCCTCATGGGTAGCCAGGCGGAGTATGTTTCCTGCTTCGGTTCCGGCACCATTCGCGAGGAGATGCACTCCTGCTATGGCTCGCCCTTCGCGATCGAGACCTGCCACATCAAGTTCAAGGACAGCGATCTTTCCGCCCAAGTCGTCCGCTCGCTCTTCGATGTCGCCCGCCAGTATCGCGAGTCCTTCGAGGTTTACGGCTCCAAGAAGTCGGTCGAGTGGCCCTTGATCGAACACGATCCGCTCGTGATCCACACCGCCAAGAAGCCGGAGCCGGAGATTCCCGAAGAAGTTCAGTGCCCGGACTTTGCCCACTACCTGCCGGAAGAAATCCAGCTCTTCACGAAGGGCGGCGTCTACGGTGGCGATACCGGTGAGGATCACCTTTCCTTCACCCAGGGCGCCGGTCACGGCGGCAGCCACCCGCACCTCGTCTGGCAGTTTGTAAAGATGCTGCAGAGCGGCACGGATTCCTACCCGAACGCCGTGCAGAGCGCGAACATCACCTGCACCGGCATCCTCGCCCACGAATCTGCACTCAAGGGTGGCGAGCTCATCCGCCTGCCGGAGTGGAGCTTGTCCTAA
- a CDS encoding sugar phosphate isomerase/epimerase family protein, with translation MSVTFGASTWLWTSPFSSEQGELLRGIARLGFDAVELPIEDPDLVDPGKILPILEETGLTPYLCGAFGPGRDLTNPDASVRANTRAYLSRLMDLAEVLGVPFIAGPMYAQVGKARQLAPEERQREWDLAARELHTVATEAGNRGLKLAIEAINRFESDLVNTTADTIRLVRSIGHPAAKAMIDTFHMTIEEADIGAAIRHAGDDLIHVQVSENHRGVTGTGLTPWQDFRDALGDIGYKGAVVIESFTPDNRDLAGAVCIWKRFTATQDEFAARGLAFMRDLFDQPLSKSKASALAASV, from the coding sequence GGGAATCGCGCGTCTCGGCTTCGATGCCGTGGAGCTTCCGATCGAGGATCCCGATCTGGTGGATCCGGGCAAGATCCTCCCGATTCTGGAGGAGACAGGCCTCACTCCCTACCTCTGCGGCGCTTTCGGGCCCGGTCGCGATCTTACCAATCCTGACGCATCCGTGCGGGCGAATACTCGAGCCTATCTCTCTCGCCTGATGGATCTCGCCGAGGTGCTGGGCGTGCCCTTCATTGCCGGCCCCATGTATGCCCAAGTCGGCAAAGCCCGCCAACTGGCCCCGGAGGAGCGCCAGCGCGAATGGGATCTCGCCGCAAGAGAACTCCACACCGTGGCGACCGAGGCCGGTAACCGCGGCCTCAAGCTCGCCATCGAGGCGATCAACCGCTTCGAAAGCGACTTGGTGAACACCACCGCGGACACCATCCGCCTTGTTCGCTCCATCGGGCACCCGGCTGCGAAGGCGATGATCGATACCTTCCACATGACCATCGAAGAGGCGGATATCGGTGCCGCCATCCGCCACGCTGGCGACGATCTCATCCACGTGCAGGTGAGCGAGAATCACCGCGGCGTGACCGGCACCGGCCTCACCCCGTGGCAGGACTTCCGCGACGCCCTAGGGGATATCGGCTACAAGGGCGCGGTGGTGATCGAGTCCTTCACGCCGGACAACCGCGATCTCGCAGGCGCGGTGTGCATTTGGAAGCGCTTCACCGCCACTCAGGACGAGTTCGCGGCGCGCGGGCTCGCCTTCATGCGCGACCTCTTCGACCAACCGCTGAGCAAGTCGAAGGCTTCCGCTCTTGCCGCTTCCGTATAA
- a CDS encoding glycoside hydrolase family 43 protein — MKLPRLCRLLALVLIPLSSPAAESFTPGEIWKDTDGVHINAHGGGVIHHGGTYYWFGEHKISGPKGNSAQVGVGCYSSADLITWKNEGIALPVSEDASSEIARGCIIERPKVIHNASTGKFVMWFHLEHLGKGYATARAAVAVADKITGPYVFHSSHRPNAGSLPVNHNPEAEDRVFEYFKRDLSGGQMSRDMTLFADDDGKAYLIGSAEENYTLNISLLTPDYLGFTGVYSRVEPGGHNEAPAICKHEGRYWMITSGCTGWDPNAARSFVADHPLGTWKSLGNPCVGPNPNGGPGPELTYGGQSTYILPVAGKPGAFIAMFDVWRPKDPIDGRYLWMPLDFSHGRVLVRPPAEWTLSVFDQAVRP, encoded by the coding sequence ATGAAGCTTCCTCGCCTCTGCCGCCTTCTTGCCCTTGTCTTGATTCCTCTCTCCAGCCCGGCCGCGGAGTCTTTCACCCCCGGGGAGATCTGGAAGGACACCGATGGCGTGCATATCAATGCCCACGGGGGCGGCGTGATTCATCATGGCGGCACCTATTATTGGTTCGGGGAGCACAAGATCTCCGGCCCCAAGGGGAACTCCGCTCAGGTCGGGGTGGGCTGCTACTCGTCGGCCGACTTGATCACATGGAAGAACGAGGGAATCGCCCTCCCGGTTTCGGAGGACGCTTCGAGCGAGATCGCCCGCGGTTGCATCATCGAGCGGCCAAAGGTGATCCACAATGCGAGCACCGGGAAGTTCGTCATGTGGTTCCATCTCGAGCATCTCGGAAAAGGATATGCCACAGCGCGCGCCGCGGTTGCAGTGGCCGACAAGATCACGGGACCCTACGTCTTCCATTCCTCGCATCGCCCGAATGCCGGATCCCTGCCGGTGAACCATAATCCCGAAGCGGAGGACCGCGTCTTTGAATACTTCAAGCGCGACCTCTCGGGCGGACAGATGTCGCGGGACATGACTCTCTTCGCCGATGACGACGGAAAGGCCTACTTGATCGGTTCGGCGGAGGAGAACTACACGCTCAATATCTCCCTGCTCACGCCGGATTATCTAGGCTTCACTGGCGTTTACTCGCGGGTCGAACCGGGCGGCCACAACGAGGCTCCGGCGATCTGCAAGCACGAGGGAAGATACTGGATGATCACCTCCGGTTGCACCGGTTGGGATCCGAATGCCGCCCGCTCCTTCGTTGCGGATCACCCGCTCGGCACGTGGAAGTCGCTCGGGAATCCCTGTGTCGGACCCAATCCGAATGGGGGCCCGGGTCCGGAGCTCACCTATGGCGGGCAGAGCACCTACATCCTCCCTGTGGCGGGCAAACCCGGAGCTTTCATCGCGATGTTCGATGTCTGGCGCCCCAAGGATCCGATCGATGGCCGCTACCTCTGGATGCCGCTCGATTTCAGTCACGGCCGTGTCTTGGTCCGGCCCCCTGCGGAATGGACTCTCTCGGTTTTTGACCAAGCCGTCAGGCCCTGA
- a CDS encoding SGNH/GDSL hydrolase family protein: MLFHRHLIHSVTARIHRVRTLLISTSLIAAFSGLSQGTITMALREPGSDIRTDQHSNAGFGFYTPVTGVRINRLGYWDRGGDGLASSHEVMIVRYNGGSSYVELARATIPAGTTGRLEGGYRWVAIPEILLPDLGQDADYYGLVSTHGGDPWTESLGPALPMNPAVGTSASSLSGLQSGGLNAGSLQVIGDRPSGWGGANMGFENLAPTPEKRLRIMPLGDSITVGFTDAGWHVPFEFGYRGPLARMLGEAGIPFHFVGGSNEPFTGAFGDPTRGATVYPVNELRDPQIAQGWHRGTAGIGIYGVNVYAASWIKADEPDMILLMVGINGVNSESPSQIATLMNTIYSTKPDIAVVVAQITPMSIYSADLIAYNTYIRETLVPTLKAQGKKISTVDQHRNFLTDPADNHSIDPTKFSNGFSHPTNSAYELMARSWFPAVASLALDRSSIPADTEAGDTIATLRDPGDPSGSLTYVLSGGDGDEDNTKFRIQGSQVIAGDHPFHLDPPGRSYDIRVSASGSAGGSLAQKFVLNKAEPADPNPQPVLITTASSGDEAHFSGDLLGNDLLHGLDGTHLNYKFMSGLPGPQINDGLHGGNGDPTAVTWASDGNISSSTYYLGLGNGAGYDVSSVISIAAWSNAGFMNQKYKISVRYAGASLFTTEPGCLVDYQPVTNVAGNGPAGSTKVRITRPGGMLFRKIDAIRFTMLDTKSQQGGGVTMREIDVVGTVAAIADPVIISLDVASLSRGEASLAWTSNLGKTYKVETSSSLGALWATLEAAYPSAGLSTRYNDTTITETDDRRFYRITENP; this comes from the coding sequence ATGCTTTTTCACCGGCACCTCATCCATTCCGTCACGGCGCGAATCCATCGCGTTCGCACCCTCCTGATCTCCACTAGCCTCATCGCGGCATTTTCGGGCCTTTCGCAGGGGACCATCACGATGGCGCTTCGCGAGCCGGGTTCCGATATCCGTACGGACCAGCACTCGAATGCGGGCTTCGGCTTCTATACCCCGGTCACTGGCGTCAGGATCAACCGTCTCGGCTACTGGGACCGGGGTGGCGACGGCTTGGCTAGCAGCCACGAGGTAATGATCGTGCGCTACAACGGCGGGTCTTCCTATGTGGAGTTGGCGCGGGCTACCATCCCCGCTGGCACCACGGGACGGCTGGAGGGAGGCTACCGCTGGGTAGCAATCCCGGAGATCCTGCTGCCGGACCTTGGACAAGATGCCGACTATTACGGGCTCGTCTCCACCCACGGTGGCGATCCATGGACGGAATCCCTCGGCCCTGCACTTCCGATGAACCCGGCCGTCGGAACATCCGCCAGCAGCCTCTCGGGACTGCAGAGCGGCGGACTCAATGCCGGTAGCCTCCAAGTCATCGGGGACCGGCCGAGCGGATGGGGCGGAGCGAACATGGGCTTCGAAAACCTCGCACCTACACCGGAAAAGCGGCTCAGAATCATGCCGCTCGGCGATTCCATCACGGTGGGATTCACCGATGCGGGATGGCATGTCCCTTTCGAGTTCGGATACCGCGGTCCCTTGGCACGAATGTTGGGCGAAGCTGGAATCCCATTCCACTTCGTCGGAGGATCCAACGAACCGTTCACGGGTGCCTTTGGAGACCCGACACGGGGCGCAACGGTTTATCCCGTAAACGAACTACGTGATCCTCAGATTGCCCAAGGCTGGCACCGAGGCACCGCCGGCATCGGCATCTATGGAGTGAACGTGTATGCGGCCTCTTGGATCAAGGCCGATGAGCCTGACATGATCCTGCTCATGGTCGGGATCAATGGAGTCAATTCCGAGAGTCCGTCGCAGATCGCGACCTTGATGAATACGATCTACAGCACCAAGCCGGATATCGCTGTGGTCGTGGCCCAGATCACGCCAATGTCGATCTACAGTGCCGATCTCATCGCCTACAACACCTACATCCGCGAAACCCTAGTTCCCACACTAAAGGCTCAAGGCAAGAAGATCTCAACCGTGGACCAGCATCGGAACTTTCTAACCGATCCGGCGGACAACCATTCCATTGATCCCACCAAGTTCTCAAATGGATTCAGTCATCCGACCAACAGCGCTTATGAACTGATGGCGCGCAGTTGGTTTCCCGCAGTGGCCTCGCTTGCACTAGACCGCAGTAGCATCCCTGCCGACACGGAGGCGGGAGATACCATCGCCACCTTGCGAGATCCAGGTGATCCCTCCGGGTCGCTCACCTACGTCCTTTCCGGCGGTGACGGCGACGAAGATAACACGAAGTTCCGCATTCAGGGGAGCCAAGTGATCGCCGGCGACCACCCTTTCCATCTCGATCCGCCGGGACGATCTTACGATATCCGGGTCAGTGCCTCAGGATCGGCGGGCGGTTCTCTCGCGCAGAAGTTCGTGCTGAACAAAGCGGAGCCCGCAGACCCGAATCCACAGCCTGTTCTCATCACGACCGCATCGAGCGGAGACGAGGCCCATTTCTCGGGGGATCTCTTGGGCAACGACCTGTTGCATGGACTCGACGGGACTCATCTCAATTACAAGTTCATGAGCGGGCTACCCGGCCCCCAGATCAACGACGGACTTCACGGCGGCAATGGTGACCCCACTGCCGTGACGTGGGCCTCCGACGGCAACATCTCCAGCAGCACCTACTACCTGGGGCTCGGCAACGGCGCGGGCTATGATGTGAGCAGCGTGATCTCGATCGCGGCATGGTCGAATGCCGGCTTCATGAACCAGAAGTACAAGATCAGCGTTCGCTATGCCGGAGCCTCCCTCTTCACCACGGAGCCCGGCTGTCTTGTCGACTACCAACCCGTGACCAATGTGGCAGGCAATGGCCCTGCGGGCTCGACCAAGGTAAGGATCACGCGTCCCGGTGGCATGCTGTTCCGTAAGATCGACGCAATCCGCTTCACCATGTTGGACACGAAAAGCCAACAAGGTGGCGGCGTGACCATGCGCGAAATCGACGTGGTCGGCACGGTCGCGGCCATCGCCGATCCGGTGATCATCTCGTTGGATGTAGCCTCTCTTTCCCGGGGCGAAGCCTCTCTCGCTTGGACTTCAAACTTAGGGAAGACCTACAAGGTCGAAACCAGCTCTTCACTTGGCGCTTTATGGGCGACCTTGGAGGCGGCCTATCCCTCGGCTGGCCTTTCCACTCGCTACAACGACACCACGATCACGGAGACAGATGACCGGCGCTTCTACCGCATCACCGAGAATCCTTGA